The Natrinema pellirubrum DSM 15624 region AGTCGTCGATTCTAATCTAACACCTCTTTGGTTACTCGCTCGCTGAGCAGTAACCTCGTTGGTCGTTACATCAAGTTGTATTGTGATATCACCGTCTTCACCATCCTTGAAGCGTGTCGCCTTGGCTGAGACCGAACCATCCGATTCGAATACTACGTTGACAACCGTATCTCCGTCTTCATCGTCTGTTGTTCTTCCTTTTCGACCGCGATCTGGAGAAGATTTCACAGGGAATTCGACGATGTGCCGTGGGCCGCTTTCTTTTGAGGACTCTTTCCACTCCGAACGCACTACTCTGGAATCATTGAGTTGGACTGACTGGCGAGAAACTATCGACGACTCTCGCAGTAACGTTTTGTATTCAGGAGAGGACAATGCCTTCAAAATGTATTTTTTCTTTTCATCGCCGGATAGCTCTTCTACATCTGGAAGGGGGACATCATCTGTATCTGATTCGCTAGCACTCCCGGTTCCTGAGAGTCCAGTTAGGGCGAACATTCCCCCACTGATTGTTTGTAATGCGTTACGTCGATTGAATGATGGGGTGTCACTACCATTATCGTTTTCTTCTCGCGCTATCAAAACTAAGTCTATAACATATCGTATTAATATTTTCTATATAAAATTATACCCAGATACATAGATATCTATCGCGGATCTTCAAGAGACGGTGGCCGCTAATGTCCTCGGGGACGTACCAGTACGTGTCCTGAGATTGATCTTAGCAAGAAATACAAGATCTGAAGAAGGGATACGAGGTGGTAGTCACAGAGAGAGAGAGATGTGGCCTTCATCGCACTCAAACGCGTTCTTACCGTCGACTCAACCCTCAATCGTCCCACCAACGTCGCCGGGTGTATTGGTCTCGGCCCCGTAATTAATCGTCGCTCAGTAAGTAGCCTGACCGCTACTGTACTCACCATCGCTACTCTCGGTGACGGTCTGATTCCGGTTTCGGCCTCGATCGGCGTCGCCACTCGAT contains the following coding sequences:
- a CDS encoding halocin C8-like domain-containing protein, whose translation is MFALTGLSGTGSASESDTDDVPLPDVEELSGDEKKKYILKALSSPEYKTLLRESSIVSRQSVQLNDSRVVRSEWKESSKESGPRHIVEFPVKSSPDRGRKGRTTDDEDGDTVVNVVFESDGSVSAKATRFKDGEDGDITIQLDVTTNEVTAQRASNQRGVRLESTTETVNPSKEVYPTDPSEVTIQGHGCGCTLKCSLCVQIYKHVCKHGCWGGASTICAVLDIGGIPGSLTCATIARTVCRKETSSWDCGSLAAQKFCNKNFDLCDAVL